From the genome of Anopheles moucheti chromosome 3, idAnoMoucSN_F20_07, whole genome shotgun sequence, one region includes:
- the LOC128304631 gene encoding ras-related protein Rap-2b-like has protein sequence MPGTCHRLRIPSIISNRSSNGASSSTSSSSAGVSTGPSITDDDLFGCDGVLPSSPPATVKKERHRVTMMGAARVGKSSIISQFLYEKYLSRYKQTIEEMHRGEYELPDGSTLTLDILDTSGSYQFPAMRALSINKSGAFILVYAVDDEESWNEVERLREQIIAVRGTRVPIVIVGNKADVLEEQRQIPFKVARSRALLEWGCGYAECSAKNNEGILTVFKQLLRQANIEYNLSPAVRRRRKSLPSYTGGTNPARANTARYYLKRHSCSVQ, from the exons ATGCCGGGCACCTGCCACCGGCTGCGGATACCATCGATCATCTCCAACCGCTCCTCGAATGGCGCATCGTCCTCCACATCCTCGTCCTCGGCAGGTGTCTCCACCGGACCTTCGATTACCGATGACGATCTGTTCGGATGTGATGGAGTTTTGCCCTCATCTCCACCGGCCACGGTCAAGAAGGAACGTCACCGAGTAACGATGATGGGTGCGGCTCGCGTTGGCAAGTCATCCATCATCTCCCAGTTCCTGTACGAGAAGTATCTGTCGCGCTACAAGCAAACGATCGAGGAGATGCATCGCGGTGAGTACGAGCTGCCCGATGGTTCGACCTTGACACTGGACATTTTGGACACGTCCGGTTCCTACCAATTTCCGGCCATGCGTGCGCTTTCCATCAACAAGAGTGGAGCGTTTATACTGGTGTATGCCGTGGACGATGAGGAATCTTGGAACGAGGTGGAACGATTGCGTGAACAG ATCATCGCCGTACGTGGCACCCGAGTACCGATCGTGATCGTCGGCAACAAGGCGGATGTTCTCGAAGAACAGCGGCAGATCCCGTTTAAGGTGGCACGTTCCCGGGCCCTGCTCGAGTGGGGTTGCGGATATGCCGAATGTTCGGCCAAGAACAACGAAGGCATCCTGACCGTCTTCAAGCAGCTGCTCCGACAGGCCAACATTGAGTACAACCTGAGCCCTGCCGTACGTCGTCGGCGAAAGTCGCTACCGAGCTACACCGGTGGCACTAACCCAGCACGGGCCAACACCGCAAGGTATTATCTCAAGAGGCATTCCTGCTCGGTACAGTAG
- the LOC128304921 gene encoding phospholipase A1 member A-like, whose product MGLVSMVCLWSMVIMISLHQLDANLGNTNYNYDTDITFLIYDWTQSKFAKQATTETNFAAFGCKPADPFVVVLHGWSEGCTITQWVQETLNNFIIHRKGCVLCLDYSVIADNNDYFTMVKLVDPIARTLEKKLRQLIMFGIAPANGMLYGFSLGSQVAFQAGRNLAPQKLGRIDACDPAGVAFDTNTTYTSLSVMDAATEVQCIHTSSDIGTTLRVCHKDWLMGYCGWLQFAAGLTSSHGLCPIFYNIAFWYDFKAISNPYLCPTLRAVSSWPNGFKMGYYMPQGNTLMGDLFAKTSRTYPYN is encoded by the exons ATGGGTCTCGTTTCCATGGTGTGCTTGTGGTCGATGGTGATTATGATTAGTTTGCATCAGCTGGACGCTAATTTGGGGAACACCAATTATAACTACGATACGGACATCACATTTCTCATCTACGATTG GACTCAAAGCAAGTTCGCGAAACAAGCAACCACCGAGACGAACTTTGCTGCGTTCGGATGCAAACCCGCTGATCCTTTTGTGGTTGTGTTGCACGGTTGGTCCGAAGGTTGCACAATCACACAATGGGTGCAGGAGACACTCAACAATTTCATCATCCACCGAAAGGGATGCGTCCTCTGCCTGGACTACAGTGTCATCGCTGACAATAACGATTACTTCACCATGGTTAAGCTGGTTGATCCGATCGCACGCACGCTGGAGAAGAAGCTGCGCCAGTTGATCATGTTTGGAATTGCACCGGCCAATGGGATGCTGTACGGGTTCAGTCTTGGATCGCAGGTCGCTTTCCAGGCTGGACGTAATCTTGCGCCACAGAAGTTGGGACGAATTGATG CCTGTGATCCGGCTGGTGTGGCGTTCGATACGAATACCACCTACACTTCACTGAGCGTAATGGACGCTGCTACGGAAGTACAGTGTATACACACGAGCAGTGACATCGGTACGACACTGCGCGTCTGTCACAAGGACTGGCTGATGGGTTACTGTGGCTGGCTACAGTTTGCGGCTGGTTTGACCAGTTCCCATGGTCTGTGTCCGATCTTTTACAATATAGCCTTCTGGTACGACTTTAAGGCTATTTCCAATCCGTACCTTTGTCCCACATTGCGCGCTGTTAGCTCGTGGCCGAATGGTTTCAAGATGGGTTACTACATGCCGCAGGGAAA CACGCTGATGGGAGATTTGTTTGCGAAAACATCCAGGACATATCCATACAATTGA